CCTGGCGGAGGACTACGCCATCCCCGCTGACGTCGCCTACTACGACCACGTGCTGGAAACCGCGTTGACCGTTGGCTTGATCGCGGGTGGCACGGACCTTGACGAGGAGTTTGCCCTCGCCCGCGGCACCGCCACGCGGGTACCGCTGGAAATGACGAAGTGGTTTGACACCAACTACCACTACCTCGTCCCCGAGGTGTCCGCCGGTCAAGACATCACCGCGGCCCCGGAACGGATCCTGCGCCTAGTGGAGGAGGCCGCCGGCGCGGGGCACACCGTGCGCCCCTATCTGGTCGGCCCGGTAACGCTTCTTGCCCTGGCCAAGCCTGTTGAGTGGTCCCTACTCCCGGCGCTAGTCGAGTCCTACGCCGCAGTGTTCTCGGCGCTCAAAGCCGCTGGCGTGGAATGGGTGCAGGTGGCTGAGCCCGCGGTCGTGGCCGACCTCACCACCCCGGACGCGGAGATCGCCCGCCACCTGGAGACCGCCTGGTCCGAGCTCCTGGCCAGCGAGGACCGCCCCTCGGTGTACCTGACCACCCCCTACGGCGCCGCGCGCGAAGCCCTCCCGGTGCTGGGCCGCCTCGCGCCCGAGGCCCTGCACGTCGACCTCTCTCCCTGGACCCTCGCCGCTGCCCCCGACTATCCGCAGCGCGTCGCCGACGCCATCCCAGCCAGCACCCACCTCGTTGCAGGACTTATCGACGGCCGCAACGTCTGGGCCGCAAACCTCCGGGAGCGTACAGACGTCCTGCAGTCTTTGGGGCGCACTGCATCCTCCGTGTCCACCTCCACCTCCCTCCAGCACGTTCCGCACTCCCTGAACGTGGAAAAGAACCTGCCCATCGACGCCGCGAACTGGCTCTCCTTCGCCGACGAAAAGGTCGGCGAGGTCCTCGCGCTGGTCGTAGGCCCGGACGCCGCCGCCGAGGCGTTTGCCCGCTCGGACCGCGCCGTGCGCACCCGGGCGGAGTCGGAGCGCATTCACAATGCGGAGGTGGCGCAGCGCGTCGAGAAGCTTCCTGCCGGTCGCGTCACGCGAGCCCCCGATTTCACCGAGCGCAAGCGCGTCCAAGGCGAGGCGCTGGGGCTGCCCGACCTGCCGACCACGACGATCGGCTCCTTCCCGCAGACCCCGGAGATCCGCAAGGCGCGCGCCGACCACAAGGCCGGCCAGCTCACCGACGAGCAATACACCGAGGCGCTGCGCGCGGAGATCAAAAACGTTATTGAGCTGCAGGAAGAGATCGGCCTCGATGTCCTCGTGCACGGCGAAGCCGAGCGCAACGACATGGTGCAGTACTTCGCCGAGCTTCTTGACGGCTTCGTCGTCACCGAAAACGGCTGGGTCCAGTCCTACGGTTCGCGCTGCACCCGCCCGCCGATCGTCGTCGGCGACGTCTCCCGCCCCCGCCCGATGACGGTGGAGTGGGCCACCTATGCCCAGTCCCTCTCTGACCGTCCGGTGAAAGGCATGCTCACGGGGCCGGTGACCATTCTCGCGTGGTCTTTCAAGCGCGACGACGTGCCCCTGTCCGTCTCCGCGGACCAGATCGCGCTCGCTCTTGCCGACGAAGTCCGCGACCTCGAAGATGCCGGCATCAAGGTCATCCAGATCGACGAACCCGCCTTGCGCGAGCTTCTCCCTCTGCGCGCCAACGACCGGCGGGCCTACCTGGACTGGGCCGTCCGCGCCTTCCGCTTGGTCGCGCTGCAGGCTCGGCC
The nucleotide sequence above comes from Corynebacterium capitovis DSM 44611. Encoded proteins:
- the metE gene encoding 5-methyltetrahydropteroyltriglutamate--homocysteine S-methyltransferase, with amino-acid sequence MTTTFPAATIEGYPRIGANRELKRALESYWAGRIDAETFRSTTRALRIDTYNHLRDLGLAEDYAIPADVAYYDHVLETALTVGLIAGGTDLDEEFALARGTATRVPLEMTKWFDTNYHYLVPEVSAGQDITAAPERILRLVEEAAGAGHTVRPYLVGPVTLLALAKPVEWSLLPALVESYAAVFSALKAAGVEWVQVAEPAVVADLTTPDAEIARHLETAWSELLASEDRPSVYLTTPYGAAREALPVLGRLAPEALHVDLSPWTLAAAPDYPQRVADAIPASTHLVAGLIDGRNVWAANLRERTDVLQSLGRTASSVSTSTSLQHVPHSLNVEKNLPIDAANWLSFADEKVGEVLALVVGPDAAAEAFARSDRAVRTRAESERIHNAEVAQRVEKLPAGRVTRAPDFTERKRVQGEALGLPDLPTTTIGSFPQTPEIRKARADHKAGQLTDEQYTEALRAEIKNVIELQEEIGLDVLVHGEAERNDMVQYFAELLDGFVVTENGWVQSYGSRCTRPPIVVGDVSRPRPMTVEWATYAQSLSDRPVKGMLTGPVTILAWSFKRDDVPLSVSADQIALALADEVRDLEDAGIKVIQIDEPALRELLPLRANDRRAYLDWAVRAFRLVALQARPETQIHTHLCYSEFGQIIDAVAGLDADVTSIEAARSRMELLEDIDDTFHSEIGPGIWDIHSPRVPSTEEISQLIRAALENVPANRLWVNPDCGLKTRGYAEVEPSLRNLVAARDEVAAGL